The DNA region CATTAACTCGCAACAACTGAAAAACGATAATGTAAAGTTATAAAATAAGAATGAATTCTGTATTTATCAAGAATCTCTATATAAATATTAAGATAGAAGGAAGTTGAACGCCTAAATCATcctcttcaattttctttcaaataattattgtaatattttatttcaatttatgTCTATTGTATTTACAACTACAATTAATAGCTAAACAAGTTATCTCATATTTTACACGAGGTTATTAATGTATATAATTAGTATGTCTGAATAAACTCTTGAGACTTTTACCTCTCTCGTGttataattatttcaaattaaacATTCAACTCTACACCTTGAGGTAGAAAACAAAACAAGACTGCTAAGTGTTAGTGAAGGAATCTGTGACGTGAACCATCATTTGCGACTATGTGATTAGTCTACGAGGCGCAGTTTGTAAAATCCGACAAACACGACCCGACGATATTTTGGTCAAAATGTATgagttataatttattttacgaAAGCACGATGAGTTAGAAAAAGTAAATAAAGTAAAATTGGGTTAAAATTGGAATTATGGACAAAATTGGGTCATAAAAGTAAAAGAACAATTTTGGCTCACTAAAAAGATAAGGGACATAAtcagaaatcatcaaaactaGATGGATATTTTAGTCCTCGAATATTTATTCTACCGTCTGTTGTTTGGTATGATGATTTGTGGTTCATGAAGCCTTTTATAAAgatgaaatatctatttttttctttacttGTCTTGTTTGAGATATGGTTAAGAAACGAGAAGTATGATTTGAAAATTAATCTATCTAATTCtaagttatttattttactATCTATGACAACTTAACATATGTTTTTTTACTAgaacaaatataaaaatttgggaaaatgtttattttttatcatgtatatttgtgttttttacaattttgatcatttatGCTGCCAAAGTTCGATTTAGATCGCttttatctttgtttttttatattttttttggacGTAGTGTTGATGTGGCAATGACTCAACACCAACGTGCGTAGTTTCACATCAATAATCTTGATCTAAAAAATGAAtgaaattgtaaaaaaataaagatacatgattaaatttgatatttgataatatatagaacaacaacaataataataaaacaaatttataagatcaaaattgcaatttttttaaataaaaaatgtttatatttCATATCAAAAAAGTTGTTTTGGATAATATTCGACCATATTATGTTTGATAATTTTATTGCTCTCATTTTTGTTATAATGCTCCAATATATTTAGTGTACCGTGTTTTTATTAGATTGTTTTAATTTGTACATTCACATACAAAAATATCTATCTCCACCATGCATACTTTACGAAGAGCCCgtgtttataaaaatgtttatgttatatcGATAATTTATAGTTTATCTGacaaaagattttaaatttgtatgtactataaatatttttatatctaCTTATAAAATATGTCTTATCGAAGACCAAAGTGCTCTCTAATCATTTCAATAGTTGTAAGTTATTTTTCTTAACAATATAAATTTGaattctaaaaaaaatcatcacccgaatatttatttttagtagGGAATCTCATCCAAATTTGGAGCaacgttttttttattttttgatgatttagaaaCTCACAACAACTACCCTTCAGTATGGATCGagtaaatttttatattaacgTAACAATCTGTAAATATAATTATGTTAGTTATGTAAACCACACAAAACAAATCTATGTGAAAAACTCGTTCGAGAATGTGTCGGCTAAGAGAATTCAACTATTGATAGTTGGAAATGATGAGGCGGAAAGTTTGTAATAAATCAACTGTTTTAGTTCATAATTATTGACAATAGCATTATACCAAAAGGTCAGCGGGTGGCGTCGGTTGACTCGTGGTGGACCAGAGTAATCGATGGGGCAGCCAGCCCACCACTTTATGTCCACACAGACGACGTCGTTCTATTGGATAAGATAAAGCGTGCATCAATCTCCTCTCAAGTCAATCAGCTAAGCTCGCCACGTTTATTCGTTAAAATTTTGATGGCATGGAAGATCGCCAATTTATATTCACTAAAAACCATAttctatgatttttttattatttacaatCGTAATAACAATTTGATTATATAATTGTAATAAAAATTTGACTATAAAAACAACCTTATATTATTTCttgataaattaatttaaaatcttaTTACTGTATTTCCAAAACAATAAGCAATAAACTTCACAACAAAACATTATAttctttatgaattttatggatgaaaattttaattgacGAAAGATTTTCAGAACTCGTATAAATATTAGcgcataaaaacaaaaagaaaagaaaagtttGGAATATCTTTAAAGTGAAcattaatatttttaagataaaaaatattattttttttatgaattatttCGTATTATAAAATTGATACGTACGACTGTTCGCATGAGTttttttgttatattatataagaaaaatcaaaagttaaatataaattaataatacaaaatgtaatcataatttaatttatatttaaaaaaattattgaagaaTTCTacgataaatatattatttgaaatttttatttataaaaatactagaatataaatataaaaatttgtgtgagatgatctcacgaatcgtattttatgaaacatatatcttattcgaatctatataaaaatatattatttttttattgtaaatctCGCAGTGTATCGTATCGCAAACAAGGAAGTAAGAGAGCGGTTAAGCAATGCGATATAGGAGCTGGGGTAGGGGCTGGCTGTGTGATTGAAATTTGATCAAACCTCACCTGTTTCTTCTTCGACCTCGCCCCTCTTTTTCGTTCGATCACTGAACCCTAATTGATATAATCTAATTCGCAAATTAAGGCGcactaaaataaaatataggGGAAACGAAAGGAATATATTTGAGAATTagtacaaaattttatttacataAGCTAATGGCTGAATCGGTGGAGCTGCCGGGCCGACTCGCTATTCTTCCCTTTAGAAACAAAGTTTTATTGCCCGGAGCAATAATTCGTATTAGCTGCACTTCGCCTAGCAggtgttttgaatttttttgtcttgctattttttttttgttgaatacTGTTCCCAGGCAAATTTGTATGTTTTGAATTGAAATGATTTGTTTTCTTAGAGTATGAAAAGCAATATGTTATTTTTTGCATGATAACATTGTGAAGTTAATGGAAGTTATTTTACGTTAATGAATGTGCTAGTGTGAAATTGGTGGAACAAGAGTTGTGGCAGAGAGAAGATAAAGGATTAATAGGCATTCTGCCAGTTCGTTATCTTGCGGAGGTCCCCAATGCTGGCCCCATGCCGTCGCCAGGTTAGTAGTAGCACTCGCTCACCAAATCGGATGTTATTTTTGTATGTAAAATGTGAAAACTGAAAAAGGTGAATCGAATGTAACCGCAGTAGTAATAGGAGTTGTGATGTCTGATGAGTCATTTTGGAATTGTATTTTAAGGCATTGGAACTAACTTGAGTGAGAGAAGCTCAAAAGTTCAAGAGGAAACAGCTGATATCTTCCCTAAACATGGTGGCAAGAATCAACAAGAAGTTATTCACTGGCATAACaggtatttatttatatatgatgAAGCTAAATTTTGTTAGTATTCTGAGTGTCTGAATATTGGAGATTATATACCTGTGTTTGATGGTTTTCTTCCAGGGGAGTTGCTGCCCGAGCTTTACATCTGTCAAGAGGAGTGGAGAAACCAAGTGGCAGGGTCACCTACACCGTAGTGCTTGAAGGCTTGTGCAGATTTAGTGTGCAGGAGCTTAGCACAAGAGGGACATACTACACTGCTCGGATCACTTCCCTCGATGCGACAAAAGCTGGTAAACAATTAGCACACTTCGTATTTTTTGGTTAATCGTGGATATTGGTAACTTTGGACCAAAGGCAGTCAGTAAATGTTGCTCTGGCCAAACAATAATTCCTaatgatactcacgggaaatttagggtccgatccacgcaagcgtcactaatccagacacgggctccaaaatcaccctgagcctgaaatcacaaataagaccgttaggagggggccaggagggtatcctggcgtagcccctccgacgctcaagtcagagactgaggatatatgggggagcagctaagggcgctgctgaaaataatatagtgaatccaataactgaacactcaaacctggtatttataggagaatacatgggcccttgatgggcttgtcttccttttgagctagggatgggccaagggtaatgggcccatccatggggtatcacctaATGTTAGGAAGTACAATCCATGTTGTGCTGGGTATTGTGCATTAAGTATACATAAACAATCCCGTCTTAATTAATGAGGAAATTTGATGGTTTTGTTGTTTCCTTGGGCTCCCGAGATCATACTattggaaaaaaattatttaatttatcccACGCACCTATAAGTTTATCtcttttaaaacaatttttacGTAATTGATCGCATTCACGGGATTATATCATACCTCGCAATTCTTTAATCATGAGTccaaaatctttaaaactttaaacTATGAACCATTGAACTTAAATCAACATGGTCCTACAAAGATCATGACCTCAATTGAGGttcttcttttgtttctttatttttcttcaaattttggGGTATAGACACCACAAGGAATTACCATATGAACATCCATGCTAGTCAATGATTACATTTATATGATGAGGTTGCCGGAATATCGCCTTGGAAGACGTGAGGGTGGTGTGAACGAGAGGGAGCAAACATTTTGCGTGAATCTATTAAGTTTTTGCATAATTTGTTTTGGTAATTCTACATGTAATCTTAATATATTATGAGTTTGAATAAACATTGAACTTTTCCATGCCAAGTTCATccataataatgaatataaacAATTACTTGAACATTTTAAACCCGTCTAGTAAAATCATGCAATCCTAGTTCGTCAATCGAATTGTTATTGCAGATGAGCAACCCTTACTCATTATTACAAGTTTAATACTGCCTGTCGTCATAATTGCAATTACTGATTTGAAAAGTGTTCTAACTTGGAGGCTTTCTCAAAAGAGAACCTTACAAGTTTGGAATCCCCtcttgaagaaattcacaatccTATTTTGTCGGACACATATTCATATATCCTTAAATTCAACTCTTTCACAACCCTCTTTTAATTTTCAGTGCAACCCACAACTAGTTCAGTGTGATCTTTAACATTCTATGGGATATAGTAATCTAAGAATATTTATTTACTCGTGATGCATGGATCAACGAACATAAAATgccaaatatatgatttattattaataGTAAATAAAGAAAATTGGGAATATATCACAATATCAGCTAGTAGTTGGCTCAATGAGAAGCTACTTTAACAAGTTTTTTTATGAAATAGCCTTCTAACTAAAAAGCTAGTGTATGAATTTGTGCTGGTTTCTTTCATTTTTACTGcatgtttttaatttttggCAGATTTTCTCTCggttaattttgattttatacattttgaaacataacaaataataaaaacaatccAGCCACAGTGTCACGTCCCAGGATTGACTTGGCCACAATTTCCTTTGAAATGTAAATTGAACCTTGATGTGTTTTTCAAAAATGGAATCAAAACCATTTTTCTGTTTTAGTTCCATAATCAGGATCAAATTCAATGACTTGCAATTTGGTTCTGGTTTTTAAAAATTAGAAACCAGAATCGAAATTTAATATAGAACTGCATGGAACTGAGAAGGCCATCTTAAGTTTTATATTTCCAGTAtacatttataattaatttatatagtTCCACTTTTAATTGGGACTGAATCATTGGTTTCAAAATCACAACAACTGATTTTGGAACCATAGTCAAGGCCTCGTACTCCGTCTAAATTGTACTTTTACCGAGTAGATAGTTTGtagtattaataaaaaaaaattccctcGCTTTTGGTATTTTTCTATACCTTTTTTAATAATGGAGATTTAGTGACAGAAAAAGCTTGTTAGACTTTATTTAAAAGAGATTGCCATTCTTggcatattttctctcatttaaTATACTATCTATTTGCTAAATGTTGATTTAACCTTTCAGTAAatgcaccagtgctctttggcTTTGtctaggatttttggttaatttgtCTAACGCATTTAACTGTATATTCTATCCTTACGATTATTTAGATATAACTGCTTTTTTTGGGTATATGTTGTTTATATGCCACACAAATTTGGCAAAGTATTTTCTTAAGTCAAATCTACGTCCAAAGCATTTACTCAAGCTATGAATCTATGATACAATGCATATGTAGATTTTAAAGGAGTTTGTTTACTCCAAATCCCTATGATATGTGTGCTTATAAATAGAAAGTATGgtttattttcataaacaacTCTATTATATACGTAATATTTGCATCAGATTTTTGGTGAACTAGTTCAGGACAGGTTCTAAAAACTAGTGGGGGATTTTATACTTCATCCACCGATTTTGCTCGTTTTTGACTAGCTCTGCTCAACTTTGGCCTCATATGTTCCAGACTGGACTCTGAACTTTTAAATGCAATAGTTCCTTGAGCCTCCAGTGAAGAGTTCTGGAATGTTCTGAAGGCAGCTGTTTttgtcagtttttttttttcttatggTTATTGTGATAGTACAGTAATTTAAGGCAAGTACTAAAACTTTAGTACAGTTTCTCAAAAACTCCAAAAAAATGTGTGAACTGAGTGTGCCCATTTTAATGATATATGGTGAATTTGTTACAAAATTGAAGGCGGTGTTACTTTTTCTGGCATGAAGGCTTGTGTTCACTTATTTATTAACCGATAATGTTCTCAAACTTGGGTATCCCATTTGAGTTAATGAAATATTTGTAACCCTTTTAACTCTTTATcttaatctttattttcctaaaTGTTCTTTACGCATTTTCGGGGCATATGGGGTGAAAGGGTACTGAATAGAGTTTGAGGGCTAAAAAGTTTGTTGGACCACAATGAAATCCTTCATAAACATATGGGAAGAAGGAAAGGAACTGAATGGCTTAATTTAATTTTACCTTTTATTATAGCCGCTTCCTTGCTTCCCACATGTGTGAATTAATGAATTTGGAAGTTTGGCACACGTTTCCGTCCTTTGACACAGGCTGAAAATATTTAACTGAATTCTATATCTATTCTTGCATAAACAATTGCACTTCAGATTCTGACCTAAGTTATATTGTTTTTCTTATGCTCATTAAGTTTTACTTTACTGCTCTTTGGACATCATCTTTGATTTATTGACTGCTTTAATGTTCTTTTATAATCTTATAGAGATGGATCAAGTGGAACAAGATCCAGATTTTATAGCGCTATCTAGACAATTCAAGGCCTCTGCGATGGAACTTATCTCTATTCTCGAGCAGGTTGGTTATGTGAAAGACATAAGCATTTATGGAGGAAATCCTGTGTTGGAAATGGACATACGTTTCAGTGTTTTTCCATTGTAGTAttacttatttttcatttgatccTTGTTTGATTTCTGCTTTTAGAAACAAAAAACTGGTGGCAGAACTAAAATTCTCCTGGAAACAGTCCCCGTGCACAAACTGGCAGATATATTTGTTGCAAGCTTCGAGATTAGCTTTGAAGAACAGCTATCCACTTTAGATTCCGTGGATATTAAAGTGAGGCTAGCAAAAGCAACAGAATTGGTTGATAGGCATTTACAGGTCTGTAGAATTCATCTTATGGCTTTGTACATCAGTACGGATCATGTACAGTTAAGAGACATGCTACAACTGCTTCCTGCAGTCTATTCGAGTAGCGGAGAAGATTACACAAAAGGTCGAGGGGCAGTTGTCAAAGTCACAGAAAGAATTTCTCCTTCGTCAACAGGTTTTTCTTACTATATATATTTCATACGAAGGATTATAGTGATtccttttaaaataaaccatGAGAAAGCTCCTTGGCATGCAGAACTGTCTTTGTGAGATAAAATGTATTTAGGCATTCAACTATAGTTATTAGAGGCGCCTGCATGCATTCACATAACATAGTGCTTGTGTTTGTATTTTGAACTTAAAAATTTACCTATCTTGTTTAATTTTGGCTCTCTCAAGGTCAAATATTTGAAACAACCGAGGCAAAAGAATTTTCCTTGGTTTCCGCCTTATAAAGTTGCCAGCTAGTCCTGTGCTTGCTTCATGTAAAATAATCAATTGATTCCATTTTTATACTAATGTTCGGGCTCGACCTTTTTCCGTAGTTTGCAAAAACCATTTTTTTTACTTGCAGTAACTTATTAGAAAGAAGAAAAGTTATAACTGACTTCACTATCTAGTTTCTTAGTACCAACAATTCTTTCGAAAAATCTCTCatgattaatttataaattgtcTTGTAAATTCCAGTGTTCTAAATATCCCTCTAGGCGCCGGCCGACCTCACCAGAAAGGTGCTAGTTAGTCGGCCAGCCTAGGCGGCCTTAGGGTGGTAGATTAGGAAAGTAGTTTGGTTAAGACCAATTTTACCTGTTATAACCATGGCGGCGACGGTATTTAAGagtttccaagatttcaaagtgATGAAGAATAGCGAATATTCTAGgcattatgagatttgagaggagatgCTAACGATCAGAAACAATGGTTCTCGTCTAGGGTTAGAAAATACTAATATATAAAGGACCAATTAATGGGCTTGTAATGAGACAAGCCCATTGACTTAAAAATGGGCTGATTTATTGACTTAAAAATGGGTCACTTGACTAAAATGAGCCTCCTTAATTAAAATGGTCCATCTAATAACTAAACTTTCAAAAATTACTCCTATTTTTTTAACATGTCTAGCAGCGCTTAGGTGGGCGTCTAGTCCCCGCCTAGGCACTGATCTTAGGCTGATCTGACACCTGACTAACGCCTAACGAATTTTAGAACCTTGGTAAATTCTAATGGTATTCCTACACCTTCGTACTTTTTGTATGTGTAAGATGAGGGCTATAAAGGAAGAGCTTGGTGATAACGACGATGATGAGGATGATGTGGCCACACTAGAGAGAAAATTGCAAGATGTCGGGATGCCTGCAAACATCTGGAAATATGCTCAAAGAGAATTACGGTACAGTACTTCATTACCAATCACTTTGATAGATCTCAAAGAGCAGTGATAGTGGATTTAAATATTTCATCTAAATTATGTTGAAACTATATTAGCAATATTCATACATCAATACTTGTGTTAAGCTATCAAATTGTCAAACATTTGATGTAATAGTTAGTCACTCAAAAGTCAAAATGATGGTGTATTGACTTCATGTACTGTAGCAAAAGAGCATTGACACATTGGATCTTCTATCGAGACATAATTTTTTAATACTCATACTTTAAGGCGAAGATaagtcatattttgttagtCTTATGCCAAAGTTCGCAAAGCTATATCTGCCAATCTATTTTGTGAGATATGACATTGTTGTCTGCTATACAACCCATAGTTTGGACTTCTTCTTGCTCTTGGTTCAGAATTCCAAATCTGGTGGAGCACTTTTTTCAttttcgaattaatttttgtacAGGAGACTTAAAAAAATGCAGCCACAACAACCTGGATATAACAGCTCTCGTGCGTATTTGGAGCTTCTTGCTGACCTTCCCTGGCAAAAAGCCAGCGAAGAACGGGAATTGGATTTGAAGGCAGCAAAAGAGCGTCTCGACAGTGACCACTATGGTTTAGTAAAAGTCAAGCAGCGCATAATTGAATATCTAGCTGTTCGGAAGGTTGATCTCTAGTTCGgattttattcttgatatttttCAATCTTGCAAATGTTAATCCAACTGAATCTGTCTGAAACATGTCATACAGCTCAAACCAGATGCAAGGGGCCCGGTGTTGTGCTTTGTTGGTCCACCAGGTGTAGGAAAGACATCTTTAGCCTCGTCAATTGCTACTGCTTTGGGCAGAAAATTTGTTCGCATATCACTTGGTGGCGTCAAAGACGAGGCTGACATTAGAGGCCACCGGCGAACATATGTTGGAAGCATGCCTGGACGTCTTATTGATGGGCTGAAGGTGAGAAGGGATCATATCGAATTTTTCCTTGATGTTCACTTGATAAGATTAAAAGCATTGAGGTTTTCTTTTTTACAATAACATGCTATTGGTAAAATGAGGTGAGACGTATATGACTTGTCCTTTTGCGGGGCTTTGACCTTTCATTTGTGGCTCTGGGTGGGATTTTAATTGATATTTGTCCACCTTTTCGTATTAGAGATTTTTTTGGTGCTACAGCACATGAGTGGATTTTGTGAGGTAAAATTAAATTTGTTATGCAAACTATCTACGATGatcatgatttaaattttgtcTTTTTCTCATCAATTTATGAATGATTGTCCTTCATAAATTGGACTTCTAATTGTTTTGGTTTGGGGTTTTGGTGGGCAAGATAGAACACCAAATTAAATAAGAGTAATATTTCATCGAGATGAAAATAATCTTATGTCCGTATATTTTTTCATCCCGAGTTTGGTGCATTTGCATATTTCACAGATTCTTTTCTTGATGAAATCAAtgtatctttttttattttccagAAAGTTGGTGTTTGCAATCCTGTTATGCTTCTGGATGAGATTGACAAAACAGGTTCCGATGTCCGGGGTGATCCAGCTTCAGCGCTGCTTGAGGTCCTTGATCCCGAACAGAACAAAACTTTCAATGATCAGTATCCTTACACTAGTCATGTTTGGCTGACTATGTTAAAGTACTTGGATAGTAAAAACTGCTTTAATTTTCTCATCTACTTCATGGGGAATTCAGCTATGAAGATATGGTTGTGATGAAGTCATAAAACCTGATAAATTCGTACTGAACTTATGGGAAATTTGGACAcagattttatttaatatttcttttCTTTCATTATAAGCTGCTCAGGCATAGAAGTGAGTCATTAAGAATATGGAGTTAAAAGATATGAATTTGAGttaaaaagatttgaatttatgTTGCAGAATcatgaaaaaatttattgttCCACAGAAATATGAAAGAATGCCCGTGTCATGCTTTTGTTCTTTCATTACATGTTTATACGTTGAATTTATCATCAGTCTTGTGCCAAAGTtatcgaaaaataaaaataggtGATCCTTGATTGAAGTTTTTAGCTATTTGAATGTTCCATTTGACCTTTCGAAGGTTATATTTGTGGCTACTGCAAACAGGATGCAGCCTATTCCTCCGCCACTCTTAGACAGGATGGAAGTCATTGAGCTGCCTGGATATACCCCTGAAGAAAAGCTTCGAATAGCAACCCGACATTTAATTCCGCGTGTACTTGATCAACATGGACTGAGCTATGATTTTCTACAAGTTCCAGAGGTATGGTAGTCACTAGTCATTATGCACTTGTTCCGTTCTATGATGATTCCTCATATAGAAATATGATTGGATACCTGTTGTAAACTGGCATGATGCATATATGTTTTGGTTTGCATTGTAAGTTTGGCTTTTGCATGTTATTATGTGGTTCTAGTTTAGTCCTTTTTTGTGAGCATAATTTTGTATGTTTGAATACAATTTCCTGCATCTCCCCTAGCTTATCTGGATCATATCTAGTCatatattacatttttttaactttttggatttgattttttaattatttagcttaattaGTACCTGGTTTACGTGCTTGTAAACGTGGAAATAGGTGTTGTCTCTAACCCATAGGTCATTTTATTAGCTTGAGGATTTGAGTCCGGCACACCACATCATCAATTTGAGTAGATAACGATGCTGCGGCGTGCTTTGGTGACCCCCTCTTTCAGGGTTGACGTTtgcattattattaattatttaattaggtAGTCTTATTCATATGACTATCACAAGTATGTTCATGCTTACGAAGTGCCTCCTGTTCAACAGTTCCATCATTGGCTAGTCATTTTGTCGGATTATCGAAAACTAATGGACTTAAGCCGTACTGGTTCCTTGATTTTATGGTAGGCCATGATAGAACTTGTCATTCAAAGGTACACTAGGGAAGCT from Primulina tabacum isolate GXHZ01 chromosome 14, ASM2559414v2, whole genome shotgun sequence includes:
- the LOC142523633 gene encoding lon protease homolog 2, peroxisomal-like, whose amino-acid sequence is MAESVELPGRLAILPFRNKVLLPGAIIRISCTSPSSVKLVEQELWQREDKGLIGILPVRYLAEVPNAGPMPSPGIGTNLSERSSKVQEETADIFPKHGGKNQQEVIHWHNRGVAARALHLSRGVEKPSGRVTYTVVLEGLCRFSVQELSTRGTYYTARITSLDATKAEMDQVEQDPDFIALSRQFKASAMELISILEQKQKTGGRTKILLETVPVHKLADIFVASFEISFEEQLSTLDSVDIKVRLAKATELVDRHLQSIRVAEKITQKVEGQLSKSQKEFLLRQQMRAIKEELGDNDDDEDDVATLERKLQDVGMPANIWKYAQRELRRLKKMQPQQPGYNSSRAYLELLADLPWQKASEERELDLKAAKERLDSDHYGLVKVKQRIIEYLAVRKLKPDARGPVLCFVGPPGVGKTSLASSIATALGRKFVRISLGGVKDEADIRGHRRTYVGSMPGRLIDGLKKVGVCNPVMLLDEIDKTGSDVRGDPASALLEVLDPEQNKTFNDHYLNVPFDLSKVIFVATANRMQPIPPPLLDRMEVIELPGYTPEEKLRIATRHLIPRVLDQHGLSYDFLQVPEAMIELVIQRYTREAGVRNLERNLAALARAAAVKVAEQDPVVPLSKDVQRLASPILEGGLSDEAEVEMEVIPMDVNNHDISNACRITSPLIADEAMLEKVLGPPKYDDRETADRVATPGISVGLVWTAVGGEVQFVEATALVGKGDLHLTGQLGDVIKESAQIALTWVRARATELNLAAAKDSNLLEGRDIHIHFPAGAVPKDGPSAGVTLVTSLVSLFSQRRVRADTAMTGELTLRGLVLPVGGIKDKVLAAHRYGIKRVILPERNLKDLVEVPSAVLSCLEILPAKQMEDVLEQAFVGGCPWKQHSKL